Part of the Crossiella cryophila genome, GACTCCAGCGGCCAAGGTCAACGCGATGGTGCTCCGCCCGAGCGCGAAGACCAGTACCCGCTGCTTCTCCCCCACGATCAACACAGCCTTGTCCGACCCGACCTGGACGTCGTTGACGGCGGCGCCCTTGGCCCGTTCGGTCTCGACGGTGGCCCGGACCCGCTTCTGGGCAGCGGCCTCGTCGGCGTAGGTGGCCAGGCCCAGTTCGAGTTGGGTGCCCGGGGTCTGGCCGGGCGGGGCGTCGCGGGGCGGGACGTCGGAGGGCGGGGCGTAGTAGCAGCCGAGGCGCCCGGTGCGCCCGATCTTGGGCTCGGGGACGCCGACGATGGAGCGGACGCCGGTGGAGGCCGGGGGTTTGCCGAGGGCGCGGTCGACTTCGGGGGTGGGGAGGACTTCGGCGCAGTCCTTGGCGAGGGGTTTGGGTGGGGCGAGGGAGCTGGGGGTGGGGGTGGTGGTTGAGGTGGGGAGGGGTGGGGCGGGGTTCTCCTTGGCGGGCTCGCTGGTGGAGCAGGCGGTCAGGGCGGTGAGGAGGAGGGTGGCGGGGAGGACGAGAGCCCTGGTCATGGGGTCACGGTAGTGGGTGGGGGTGGGGTGGGTGGGGTACGACTTCGGCCAACGTGGCGTACCACTTCGGCCAACACTGGGTACGACAACGGCCAACACGCCGGAGGGGGTGTGCGGGGTTTCGAGCCTCCGCGCGTGTTGGCCGTTCTTGTACGCCGTGTTGGCCGTTCTTGTACGGAGTGTTGGCGGTTGTGGGACGGGTCGTTGGCTGTTGTGGGGCGGCGGCCGAGGGGCCTGGGTTGTCCGGGGGTGGAGGCGGGGGGCGGTCTTCAGGGGTTCGAGCCCTATGGCGGGGCGGAGGGGTGAAACCCCCACGACGAGGGTTCTCGTGTGTTCTCCGTACGGCCTGGAGCTTGCTGACCGCGCCCCGAGGAGTGGCCCCTGCAACACAAACCGCCGCCCTAGCCTCCCAACGTGACGGGGGCCGCTCCTCGGGGTGTGGTTGGCTTGCGGAAGGCCGTGCGGAGAACACGCGAGCCCTCGGAGCCACGCTGGAACCGGCCCCGGCAGCACAAACCCCGCCCCGCAACCTGCTCATCCCGGGGTTTGATCTGTGCACCCCCCTCCGGTGGTCTGCCCGGCCGGCGAGGCCATCCTTTCGCTTTTGATCTTGATCTAAAACCAAAGTCAAGATCAAGATCGTCCTCGCCGGACGGGCAGAAATCAAAGGATGGGGGGGAAAATCAAAGACAAGAACAAGAGCAAAGACGCAGTGCTCGTACGGTTCCCCCATCCCCGTCAGCCTTCCGATACCAAACCACATCCCGGGCACGCAGACCGTTGCGGTTGGGAAGCTAGGGCGGCGGCAGGTTGCGGTCTGCGCACCCGGGATGCGGTGTGTCCTCTCCAGGCTGACGGGGATGGGGGAACCGCTCGAAGAGTGTTGAAAAGCCACCCCCGCTGCTGGTGTTCGGGCTTCGCCCGCTCGCAGTGCCCAAGGCGTACAAGAACGGCCAACGTGGCGTACGACAACGGCCAACACGCTGGTGGTTTTTTGGGGGGACGTGGCTCGGCCCCGCACCCTGGTGGGGGTGCGGGGCCGAGGGGGTTTAGCTAGCTAGCCGGGGTGCGGGTCAGGCGCCGCCGGAGAGCTTTTCGCGGAGGGCAGCGAGCTGTTCGTCGCTGGCCAGGGTGCCGCTGGTCTCGCCGCCGGAGCTGTAGTTGCCGCCGCCGCTGGCTGCGGGGGCGCCGCCCTCGGCCGGGCCTGCGGCCGCGGCTTCGGCGTCGGCCTCGGAGGCCTTGACGACCTGCTTGATGTGGGCGTCGAAGCGGGTACGCGCCTCGGCGTACTGCTTCTCCCACTCCTCGCGCTGCTTGTCGAAGCCCTCGAGCCAGTCCTGGGTCTCCGGGTCGAAGCCTTCGGGGTAGATGTAGTTGCCCTCGGCGTCGTACTCGGCGGCCATGCCGTACTGGGTCGGGTCGAACTCGGACTCCGCGGTGAAGCCCTCGTTCGCCTGCTTCAGCGAGAGCGAGATCCGGCGGCGGTCCAGGTCGATGTCGATGACCTTGACCATGACGTCGTCGCCCACCTGGACGACCTGCTCCGGGATCTCCACGTGGCGCTCGGCCAGCTCGGAGATGTGGACCAGGCCCTCGATGCCCTCGTCCACCCGGACGAACGCGCCGAACGGAACCAGCTTGGTGACCTTGCCCGGCACGATCTGGCCGATCGCGTGGGTCCGGGCGAACTGGCGCCACGGGTCTTCCTGGGTCGCCTTCAGCGACAGGGAGACGCGCTCGCGCTCCATGTCGACGTCGAGCACCTCGACGGTGACTTCCTGGCCGACCTCGACAACCTCGGACGGGTGGTCGATGTGCTTCCAAGACAGCTCGGAGACGTGCACGAGGCCGTCGACGCCACCCAGGTCCACGAAGGCACCGAAGTTGACGATCGAGGACACGACGCCCTTGCGGACCTGGCCCTTCTGCAGCTGGTTGAGGAACTCGCTGCGGACCTCGGACTGGGTCTGCTCCAGCCAGGCGCGACGGGACAGGACCACGTTGTTGCGGTTCTTGTCCAGCTCGATGATCTTGGCTTCGAGCTCGCGGCCGACGTAGGGCTGGAGGTCGCGCACGCGGCGCATCTCGACCAGGGAGGCGGGCAGGAAGCCACGCAGCCCGATGTCGAGGATGAGCCCACCCTTGACCACCTCGATGACGGTGCCCTTGACCGGCTCGTCCTTCTCCTTGAGCGCCTCGATGGTGCCCCACGCGCGCTCGTACTGAGCACGCTTCTTGGAGAGGATCAGCCGGCCTTCCTTGTCCTCCTTCTGGAGAACGAGGGCCTCGACGTGATCGCCGACAGTGACAACCTCGGCGGGGTCGACGTCGTGCTTGATCGACAACTCGCGCGAGGGGATGACGCCCTCGGTCTTGTAGCCGATATCGAGAAGCACCTCGTCACGGTCGACCTTGACGATGGTGCCTTCGACGATGTCGCCATCGTTGAAGTACTTGATGGTGAGATCGATGGCGGCGAGGAAGTCCTCCGCCGTCCCGATGTCGTTGATGGCGACCTGCGCGGCCGCGGCGGGAACGGTGGTGGTGTCGGTGGACATTAGGTGGGTTGCTCCGGTACGGATTGGGTGTCGATACGGACTGAAGTTGTGGGTGAAGCTCGCGCCAGGCGGCGCGGCTCCAGCCAACGCAGCCGACGAGGAGATCCACAACAATGCCGGTTCCGGGCAGAGCGCACCTATAGCGCGTTCAGTATCGTACGCACCCTCTCGATCGCCGGGCAAACCCGGTGGGGTGTCTCTAGCCAGAAGGAGCAGCCGTGGCCGCGCCAGCGGAGGACCGCCACGCCACCGCCGAACGGGTGCTCGGCACCTCGAAGGTGGTCAAACGCCGGGTGGACGCCGCCGAGTCACGGGTGGCCAGCCGGGTCTGGTGGGACGCCGACGCCGACGACTACCAGGCAGAACACGCGGATTTCCTGGGTGCGGCGGAGTTCGTCTGGTGCCCGGAGGGCCTGCTGGAACGCGACCTCGGCCTGCTCGGCGAGGTCAAGGGGCAGCGCATCCTGGAGATGGGCTGCGGGATGGCCGCCTGCGCCCGCTGGCTGGCCGCCGAGGGCGCGCTCGCGGTCGGCCTCGACGTCTCCGCGGGCATGCTCCGGCACGCTCGGCAGGCCGGTCTGGACTGCGGCACCCCGGTGCCGCTGGTGCAGGCCAGCGGGGACCAGCTGCCCTTCGCCGACAACGCCTTCGACACGGTGTGCAGCGCGTTCGGCGCGGTCCCGTTCGTGGCCGACATCGGGTTGCTGCTACGCGAGGTGCACCGGGTGCTCAAGCCGGGTGGCCGCTGGGTCTTCGCGGTCACCCACCCGATGCGCTGGATCTTCCCGGACGACCCCGGCGAGGCCGGGCTGACCGCGATGCAGTCCTACTTCGACCGCACCCCGTACCTGGAGGTCGACGAGGACGGCAACCCGACCTACGTCGAGCACCACCGCACCCTTGGCGACTACATCCGCGAGCTGAACCTGGCCGGACTGGTCCTGACCGAGCTGCTCGAACCGGAATGGCCGGAGGGTCACACCCGCGAATGGGGCCAGTGGAGCCCGTTGCGCGGTGAACTCTTCCCCGGCACGGCGATCTTCTGCTGCCACAAGGCCGGGCAATGACGCTGGTCGGCGACCTGCTCGCCGCCCAGACCGCGCACTTCGCCGGTCTGGACCCGCTGCTGCCGGCCGCCACCGGACTCGCCAGGGGGGACGCGGTCAGCGCCGCGCTGCCCGACGGCGGCCGGGTGGCCGGGCTGGTCAACTTCACCGAGTACCCGCCTGGATCGGCCAACCGGCTGTGGTCGGCGGCCAGGGTCTGGGAGCTGGTGCCGGTGCTCGGCGGCACGGGCGGGGCGGGCATGGACGCGCTGCTGCGGGCCTGGCAGCACCGGATGGCCGGGCAGGCCGACTTCGACCCGGACTCGGCCTGCGTGCTCAACTGGCCCAGCCGCGATGTCGGCGCCACCCGCGCCCTGCTCGACCACGGCCTGGTCCCGCTGTCCGTGCTGGCCGTGCGCGAACACCTGGGCGCCACCGCGGTGCGCCCCGGCCAGCTGACCGTGCGCCGGGCCCGCACCGCCGACCTGGACGCCACGGTCGAGCTGTCCATGCTGGAGCTGGAGTACTCGGCGCTGGTCGGTTCGGCGATGATCCGCCCGGAGGCGGCTGCGCTCAAGCGGGAGGCCCTGGCGACCCGGCTGCGCTCGGGCGATCCGGTCTGGCTGGCCGAACACGACGGGGTGATCCTGGGCCTGGCCGAATGCGGCTGGACCGAGTCCGGACCGCACACCGCGGCGGCGGCCCGGCTGCCGCGCGGGCGGTGGGGCTACGTGAACTGCGTGTCGGTGCTGCCCGGCGCGCGCGGTTCGGGCGTTGGGCGGTTGCTGATGGCCACCGCGCACGCGGAGTTCGAGCGGGCCGGGGTGGCCGGGAGCTACCTCTACTTCAACCCGCCGAACCCGCTGTCCTCGGTGTTCTGGGCCCGGCAGGGCTACCGGCCGCTGTGGACGATGTGGGAGATCAGGCCGGCGGGGGCGTTGCGCTAGCCGCCCAGCGGGCCTTGTGGAAGATCGGCTCGCGGGCGTAGATGTCGATCTCCAGCTCATCCGGCGCCCCTCCCCCGCCGCGCAGCACCGGGGTGAGCGAGGACAGCAGCGCGAACCCGTTGCGGTGGATGTCCCGGTGGGTGGCGACCGCCTCGCCTGCCTGACTGAGCAGGTCGCCGACCTGGTGCAGGCCCTGGCCGGGAGCGGTGATCAGCAGGGTCTCGGCGTGCTCGGACAGCGCGAGCCGCCGGTCCGCGGAGAAGTCCCTGGAGTGCGGATCCGGATCGGGCCGGGCCGCCGGAGTGGTCGCGGTCTGCCGGTCGGCCTGGGTCGCGCGGCGGCGGGTGCTGGCCCGCAGGCCGGGCCAGGCGGAGGCCCGCAGGCCAGCGTCCCGGTGCGCGATGAGCAGGTCGGCCGGGCGGTGGTCGGTGAACCAGTGCGCGAGGTCCTCGGGGACCTGGTTGGCGCGCAGGGGCAGGTGCACGGCGCTGTGCGGGCTGATCGCGGCCAGCCGGAACAACGCGCCCAGCCGCAGCAGGTCGGCGCGGGAGGCGGTGATCTTGCCGTAGCCGGTCAGGAACGGCGAGCGCAGCCACGTGTGGCGGAGGGCGGCGGCCGGGATGAGGATCCGGTGCAGCGAGCCGTGCCGCCGCACGGGATGGGAGATGACCGGAAGCCGCACACCGGCAGCTTTGCCGGTAGGTGGGGCCGGGTCCAGGGGTTTTCCCGGCGGGACGGGCGGTAAGAGCGCTCTGCGCGGTGTGTCCGGGTTGCGCGGGGCGCGTCCGGCGGGCAAAATTTGAACTGACCGGTCAGTTCAAAGAATTGGTAAAGAACCAGCGAGGAGAACGCGGTGGAGATCCTGGCCAGGGAAGTCGGCGTGAACGGCGCGCACGGGCCGTTGCTGCGACCGACGACCCTGCGGGTGCGGGCCGGGCAGGTCGCACTGGTGGCCGGGGAGCCCGGCACCGGGCACACCCCGCTCGCGCTGATGCTGGCCGGGCGGATGACGCCCTCGGCAGGCGAGGTCACCGTGAACGGGCAGGCCGACCCGTCAGCGCTGCGCAAACTCGTGGCCATGGTGGACGCGCCGGGGGTGACCGAACCCGAGGACGCGCTGCCGCTGAAGACCGTGGTCGGCGAGGAGCTGTCCTTCGCGGGCAAACCGGCCGGCCGGGCCGCGGTGCGGGACTGGCTGACCCGGCACGACGCCGAGCAGCACGCGGCCACCCGCTTCGACCGGATCCCGCCGACCGTGCGCACCCGGCTGCTGACCGAACTCGCCGCCGAACGCCCGGACGTGCGGCTACTGGTCCTGGACTGCCCTGACCGGCACTGCGACGACCCGCACACCTGGTGGACCGTGGCCCGCCAGCACGCCACCCGCGATCGAGCGGTGGTGGTGCTGTGCACCGAGACCTCCGCGCGGCTGCTCGACCTGCCGGCGGCCCGCCTCGGCCGCCAGATCCAGCCGCCGCCCTTCACCGTCAGCAACACTGAGGACGAGACCCGATGACTGCCTTCCGCCTGGCCAAGGGCGAGTTCCAACGGATCACCGCGGGCAGGCTGCCCAAGCTGGCCGTGGTCGCGCTGGCGCTGGTGCCGCTGCTCTACGGCGCGCTGTACCTGTACGCCAACTGGGATCCCTACGGCAAGCTCAAGGACGTGCCTGCCGCGCTGGTGGTCGCCGACACCGGCAGCGGGGACCTGCGGGCCGGGGAGAAGGTCGCGGACAAGCTGGCCAACTCCGATGCCTTCGAGTGGCACCGGGTCAGCGCCGCCGAGGCCGAGACCGGGGTGCGGGACGGCAAGTACACCTTCTCGCTGACCCTGCCAGCCGACTTCTCCGCCGCGCTGGCCTCGCCGGGCAAGTTCGAGCCCAAGCAGGGCACGCTGATCCTGACCACCAACGACGCCAACAACTACATCGTGCGGACCATCGCGGACAAGGTGGTCAGCGAGGTGCGGCGGGCGGTCGCGGCGGACGCGGGCACCGAGGCGGCGGACCGGCTGCTGATGGGCTTCTCCACGTTGCGGGACAAGACCTTGGAGGCCGCCGACGGCGCCGGCAAGCTGGCCGACGGGTCCAAGAAGGTCTCCGACGGGGTGGGCACCGCCCGGGAGAAGATCAACGAACTACACACCGGACTCGGCAAGCTGGCCGACGGCGCGGACACCCTCGCTGCTAAGAACGGTGAGCTGGCAACGGGTCTGGGCACGATGAAGGAGAAGACCGCGCCGCTGCCGGGCAAGACCCAGCAGCTCGCGGACGGCGCGGCCAAGGTCGCCGACGGCAACGCCCAGCTGGCGCAGAAGGCCGGCACGGTGGCCGAGGGCGCCCAGCACCTGGTGGACTTCCTTGGCGGCAAGAAGGAGGACCTGGCCAAGCGGCTGCGCGAGATCGGCCTGGCCGAGGAGCAGGTGCAGCGGGTGCTGGCCGCGGTCACCGAGGCCGGGAAACCGGTGCGGGACGCCAACGACAAGATCCAGGGCGCGGTCGGCCAGGTGAAGCAGCTCGCCGACGGCTCGAAGCAGGTCGCCGACGGGGCCAAGACCCTGGCGACCAGCAGCGCCGAGCTGACCGGCAAGATCGGCGAGGCCGCGGACGGGGCGAAGAAGCTGGCCGACGGCGCGAAGACGTTGCGGGACGGCGTGCACAAGGCCGACGACGGCTCCGGCAAGCTCTACACCGGCACCGCGGAACTCCAGGACGGCGCGAAGAAGGTCGCCGACGGAAACGGTGAGCTGCACGGCAAACTCGCCGAGGGCGCCGGCCAGATCCCGAACCCGGACGACGAGACCCGCAAGGCCACCGCGCGCACCATCGGCGATCCGGTCGCCATCCGCGCGGTCGGCGAGAACCAGGCGTCCAACTACGGTTCCGGCCTGGCCCCGTTCTTCCTCGGCCTCGCGCTGTGGATCGGCGCGTTCGTGCTGTTCCTGTTGCTGCGCCCGCTGTCCAAGCGCGCGCTGGCCTCCGGCGCCAGCCCGCTGCGGGTGGCGCTGGGCGGCTGGCTGCCCGCCGCGCTGCTCGGCGCGGTGCAGACCGCGCTGCTCTTCGGCGTGGTGACCCTGGCGCTGGGCATCGAACCGGCCAGGCCCTGGGGCGTGCTCGGCTTCATGCTGTTGACCTCACTGGCCTTCACCGCGGTGCTGCACGGCCTCAACGCGCTGCTCGGCCCGGCTGGCAAGTTCGTCGGCCTGGTGCTGCTGGTGTTGCAGCTGACCACCGCGGGCGGCACCTTCCCCTGGCAGACCGTGCCCGATCCGCTCAAGCCGCTGCACCTGATCCTGCCGCTGTCCTACGTGGTCGACGGCATGCGGCACCTGCTCTACGGCGGCGGGCTGAACACGGTGTGGGAGGACGTCACGGTGCTCTCGATCTACCTGGTGCTGGGGCTGGCGCTGTCGACGCTGGCCGCCTACAAACAACGGGTGTGGACCCCGACGAAGCTCAAGCCCGAGCTGGTGCTGTGATGACCACCGCCAAGGCGACCAAGCCCAGCAGCAAGCAGAAGCTGTTCGACGCCGCGCTGCGGCTGATCGGCGAACGCGGCGCGGCCGGGGTCACCGTGGACCAGATCGCGGCCACCGCGGGCGTGGCCAAGGGCACCGTCTACTACAACTTCGGCAGCAAGGACGGTCTGGTCGAAGCCCTGCTGCGGCACGGGGTCGACCTGCTGGCCGAGCAGTTGCGGCGGGCCGAGGCGGTGCCGGACACCGAGTCCTCGGTGGAGACCCTGGTGGACGGGGCGCTGCTGTTCTTCGGCGAGTACCCGGAGTTCGCCCAGCTGCTGGTGAGCGAGATGTGGCGGACGCCTGGCCAGTTCCACGGCACCCTGTCGCTGCTGCGGGACGACATCGTGGCCATCGTCAAACGGGTGCTGCAGCGGCACGCCGACGCAGGCCGGTTGTGCGGGGTCGAGGTGGGCACCGCCTCGGCCGCGTTGTTCGGCACCTTGCTGGTGGTGGCCCTGGACTGGCAGACCTTCCAGCGGCAGCGCACCCGCGAGGAGGTGCGCGAATCGGTGATGCTGCTGGTGCGCGGGATGGGCCGGGGGCAGGGCAAACGCTGAGCCGGTCAGCGCCCGGTCACGATCCGTATAACTACCGACGACTTTCCCGGCACTGACGGTCATAGTGAGCTGTTCACATGCCCGATTCGTGCTGGGGGGTTCATGGCGCCGGAGGAGACCCGGGCGGGCCGGGTGATCGGCGGCCGGTACCGGCTGGTCGAGCGGCTGGCCGCGGGCGGATTCGGGCGGGTGTGGCGCGCCTACGACGAATCGCTGCGGGTGGAGGTGGCGGTCAAGGAGGTGTGGCTGCCGCCGACGCTGTCCGACACCGAACGGGCCGAGCGGCTGGCGCGGGCCGAGCGGGAGGCGCGCAACGCGGCGGCGCTACGGGCGCACCCCAACATCGTGCCGGTCTACGACCTGGTGATCGAGGACGGCGTGCCGTGGATGGTGATGCGGCTGATCGAGGGCCGGTCCCTGGCCGAGCGGTTGCAGCAGCGCAGGCTGTCCGAGGCGGAGACGCGGGAGGTCGCCACCGCGTTGCTGGCGGCGCTGGGCGCGGCGCACGGCGCCGGGATCGTGCACCGGGATGTCAAGCCGGCCAACGTGATGCTGGCCGAGGGCGGCGAGGTGCTGCTCACCGACTTCGGCATCGCGGTGCACCGGGCGGACCGGCGGGTCACCGAGTCCGGGATGATCATCGGCTCGCTGGAGTACCTGTCGCCGGAACGGGCCCGCGGTGAGGACGGGGCGGCGCCGAGTGACCTGTTCTCGCTGGGCGTGACGCTGTACCGGGCGGTGGAGGGGTTCTCGCCGTTCCGCCGGGAGCCGCCGATCGGCGCGCTGGACGCGGTCAAGTTCGCCGAGGCGCCCGCGATGAAGCGGGCCGGTGACCTGGAGCCGCTGATCTCCCGGCTGCTGGCCAAGGATCCGGCCCGGCGGCCCACCGTCGCGGAGGCGCGGGCGCTGCTGGATCCGCCGTCGGAGACGCTGACCGCGACCAGGGACGAGATCCGGCCGCCGGACCGGCCGACGCCGAACCGGGGTGGCGCGGCACTGGTGGTCTCCGCGCTGGTCACGGTGGGCCTGGTGTTGCTGTACAACGGGCATCCGCCGTTCACCGACTATGTGGACAGCAAGCT contains:
- a CDS encoding GNAT family N-acetyltransferase; the encoded protein is MTLVGDLLAAQTAHFAGLDPLLPAATGLARGDAVSAALPDGGRVAGLVNFTEYPPGSANRLWSAARVWELVPVLGGTGGAGMDALLRAWQHRMAGQADFDPDSACVLNWPSRDVGATRALLDHGLVPLSVLAVREHLGATAVRPGQLTVRRARTADLDATVELSMLELEYSALVGSAMIRPEAAALKREALATRLRSGDPVWLAEHDGVILGLAECGWTESGPHTAAAARLPRGRWGYVNCVSVLPGARGSGVGRLLMATAHAEFERAGVAGSYLYFNPPNPLSSVFWARQGYRPLWTMWEIRPAGALR
- a CDS encoding class I SAM-dependent methyltransferase, coding for MAAPAEDRHATAERVLGTSKVVKRRVDAAESRVASRVWWDADADDYQAEHADFLGAAEFVWCPEGLLERDLGLLGEVKGQRILEMGCGMAACARWLAAEGALAVGLDVSAGMLRHARQAGLDCGTPVPLVQASGDQLPFADNAFDTVCSAFGAVPFVADIGLLLREVHRVLKPGGRWVFAVTHPMRWIFPDDPGEAGLTAMQSYFDRTPYLEVDEDGNPTYVEHHRTLGDYIRELNLAGLVLTELLEPEWPEGHTREWGQWSPLRGELFPGTAIFCCHKAGQ
- a CDS encoding TetR/AcrR family transcriptional regulator, encoding MTTAKATKPSSKQKLFDAALRLIGERGAAGVTVDQIAATAGVAKGTVYYNFGSKDGLVEALLRHGVDLLAEQLRRAEAVPDTESSVETLVDGALLFFGEYPEFAQLLVSEMWRTPGQFHGTLSLLRDDIVAIVKRVLQRHADAGRLCGVEVGTASAALFGTLLVVALDWQTFQRQRTREEVRESVMLLVRGMGRGQGKR
- the rpsA gene encoding 30S ribosomal protein S1, with protein sequence MSTDTTTVPAAAAQVAINDIGTAEDFLAAIDLTIKYFNDGDIVEGTIVKVDRDEVLLDIGYKTEGVIPSRELSIKHDVDPAEVVTVGDHVEALVLQKEDKEGRLILSKKRAQYERAWGTIEALKEKDEPVKGTVIEVVKGGLILDIGLRGFLPASLVEMRRVRDLQPYVGRELEAKIIELDKNRNNVVLSRRAWLEQTQSEVRSEFLNQLQKGQVRKGVVSSIVNFGAFVDLGGVDGLVHVSELSWKHIDHPSEVVEVGQEVTVEVLDVDMERERVSLSLKATQEDPWRQFARTHAIGQIVPGKVTKLVPFGAFVRVDEGIEGLVHISELAERHVEIPEQVVQVGDDVMVKVIDIDLDRRRISLSLKQANEGFTAESEFDPTQYGMAAEYDAEGNYIYPEGFDPETQDWLEGFDKQREEWEKQYAEARTRFDAHIKQVVKASEADAEAAAAGPAEGGAPAASGGGNYSSGGETSGTLASDEQLAALREKLSGGA
- a CDS encoding ATP-binding cassette domain-containing protein; this translates as MEILAREVGVNGAHGPLLRPTTLRVRAGQVALVAGEPGTGHTPLALMLAGRMTPSAGEVTVNGQADPSALRKLVAMVDAPGVTEPEDALPLKTVVGEELSFAGKPAGRAAVRDWLTRHDAEQHAATRFDRIPPTVRTRLLTELAAERPDVRLLVLDCPDRHCDDPHTWWTVARQHATRDRAVVVLCTETSARLLDLPAARLGRQIQPPPFTVSNTEDETR
- a CDS encoding YhgE/Pip domain-containing protein, with the protein product MTAFRLAKGEFQRITAGRLPKLAVVALALVPLLYGALYLYANWDPYGKLKDVPAALVVADTGSGDLRAGEKVADKLANSDAFEWHRVSAAEAETGVRDGKYTFSLTLPADFSAALASPGKFEPKQGTLILTTNDANNYIVRTIADKVVSEVRRAVAADAGTEAADRLLMGFSTLRDKTLEAADGAGKLADGSKKVSDGVGTAREKINELHTGLGKLADGADTLAAKNGELATGLGTMKEKTAPLPGKTQQLADGAAKVADGNAQLAQKAGTVAEGAQHLVDFLGGKKEDLAKRLREIGLAEEQVQRVLAAVTEAGKPVRDANDKIQGAVGQVKQLADGSKQVADGAKTLATSSAELTGKIGEAADGAKKLADGAKTLRDGVHKADDGSGKLYTGTAELQDGAKKVADGNGELHGKLAEGAGQIPNPDDETRKATARTIGDPVAIRAVGENQASNYGSGLAPFFLGLALWIGAFVLFLLLRPLSKRALASGASPLRVALGGWLPAALLGAVQTALLFGVVTLALGIEPARPWGVLGFMLLTSLAFTAVLHGLNALLGPAGKFVGLVLLVLQLTTAGGTFPWQTVPDPLKPLHLILPLSYVVDGMRHLLYGGGLNTVWEDVTVLSIYLVLGLALSTLAAYKQRVWTPTKLKPELVL
- a CDS encoding serine/threonine-protein kinase; this encodes MAPEETRAGRVIGGRYRLVERLAAGGFGRVWRAYDESLRVEVAVKEVWLPPTLSDTERAERLARAEREARNAAALRAHPNIVPVYDLVIEDGVPWMVMRLIEGRSLAERLQQRRLSEAETREVATALLAALGAAHGAGIVHRDVKPANVMLAEGGEVLLTDFGIAVHRADRRVTESGMIIGSLEYLSPERARGEDGAAPSDLFSLGVTLYRAVEGFSPFRREPPIGALDAVKFAEAPAMKRAGDLEPLISRLLAKDPARRPTVAEARALLDPPSETLTATRDEIRPPDRPTPNRGGAALVVSALVTVGLVLLYNGHPPFTDYVDSKLGWSGTTTPSAAPTTSSTLRAGLSGENTTRRTTPATSTTRPGTTTPSTTADSRSLDRQETDRTPLTAAGLLPKTFRDSKNVEYSLRSSGVHSCLGNAEREPVRAGLRRARCSNMLAATFVDHSNKILVSVVVVPLASATAASTAYEELKGSNTADWGIWCPTSGPGSTVCQGDYNKAAQSGYIRSTHRYLIHARAMYVNLSSGTVEKPWVEAAAQKTSALAGPQ